The genomic window ataaatactaggatcttatttaaacatgtcattttaatttaaaaaacatatcagCCTTTACATAATTGTTATTCAACTTAAAGTAATCGTGTctagttgatatttttttcaaaatgaacattatattgtcctacaattctttatatttgagatctaagactttcgcgagttttattcatttaaatgaaactaatatatttcggatatactacgcggattttattattttaaaacaacataatcccgacgtttcggacacctcgtctgcccgtgatcacggttgctgaaaagtaaccgaaacgtcgggattatgtagttttaaaataataaaatccgcgtagtatatccgaaatatattagtttaatttaaatttctttatatttatttgtcagacttttgtaatgttataattaattgtatatacaaataatgaattgatttagctcaaagaaaaataatgaaacactATGTTCTAGTcgatttgtatgtataaagagttttaaaactattatcttCACTACTGAAACAGTATGAATGTTAAGAGACTATACTCTAAAACCTGAGGTTAATGTACCTATCAAGCTCTTAACAGAACATATCGTATTGTGTAATGTaagaggatttttttattaaacttatgcTCACGAGAGCCTTAGAGAAATTTAAGTAacactaaaatttttacatatattatacatacttctcttagtaatttttttttaaatttaagagaatctaattaatttttgagaTTTAATTTACTCTGTATTTTATACCTTTGTTATAAACACTGGTGACATAGTGGATACATCACCTCGGACAGCGTGAGACACGCAACGTTAATGTATCATTAAACGAAACTATCGATTTACACGAACAATAGCACATCTGGTTCAGGCAGGTGTCGACACGCCGAAGGTTTTAGCACAATAAAACACTTTAACTATTGTCAAACACACCCGCCTCGGAGACTCTATCACCAGGGAGTAGGGTTCAAATCGTGACCGTCTTTTGGACATCACTATTAGATGATATGATTTGTGAATTTGATTAGTATAAATAGTAAGAGGAGCGTGTGTCTGTATCACTCAAGTGGAAGCGCTCGGGAAGATACCTGACAGAGGAACAGGCGAACTTTGACTTGGTGAGCGACACAATAAGACTACAGACCGTTTACACAAGATATGTAATGATGAATCCGTGTgtgttatacattaaaataaaaatatgtttcacatTTCAGACGAACAGCACTGTCTCTAACATCATGAAGGTGAGTTATATCCATCGTTACTGTAAGCATATCAGCCTCAGGCCTTTATACAAATGATTACAACTCAATTGGTTTCAGGTCTTCGTGTTCATGAGTCTTCTGTCTTTCACTCTGGCTGAGCCACCAGTCGGGTgagttgaatattattatcattgtaatttaatgtgaaataCGATAAGAACAATAACTAACGTTTTCTTCACAGAGACGGTTACCCTTCATCACGATCAGCTCACCACCACGATCATGGACACCAAGGATCGCTGACTCAAGAGTATGGAGTTCCAGAATTTGGAGCACGGAACCAACAGGAGTACGCTGTAACAGCTGCAAGGTCTCAACCTTCACAAACATACGGAACCCCGACGAGGTCATCTATCTCTCGGGAATACGGAACACCCAACTTTCGGTCAGGACTCTCCCAGGAGTACGGCCCTCCCAGCTTCAGATCCGCTCCATCTTTACAATATGGAGTCCCTCATTCCCGCGGCCTGTCTCCGCAGTACGATCCACCGACTAGTCATTCCTCTCCATCCAGCCAAGATTCATATAAACAAGACGTCGTTATCCAAAGTGCTCGTTTGTCTCAAGACTTTGCGCCGCAAGTCAAATCTGCTTCTCTCCCAAGCTTCAATGCCAGTGCTGATTTCTCCTCAGACTCGTATTCAGTTCCACCTCAAGGATCCTACGATTACAACCAGCTCGAACAACGCACTCCGTCCCAAGACTATGGAGTCCCATCTCAGAGAAGCAATGAACAGTCTCCCGCTAACAAATACGGTCCTCCCGGTTTGAGGAGTGCTCAGTCGTTTAGTCAAATAAGAAAGCAAGCGTCTTCGGCTGGACTTAATGCCAAGACTTCATCTGTGACAAGAAGCTTCCAATCATCTTTCGGTTCCAAAAACTCTGCGTCACCCACCTCTGGAAC from Danaus plexippus chromosome 27, MEX_DaPlex, whole genome shotgun sequence includes these protein-coding regions:
- the LOC116775768 gene encoding pro-resilin-like isoform X1 — protein: MKVFVFMSLLSFTLAEPPVGDGYPSSRSAHHHDHGHQGSLTQEYGVPEFGARNQQEYAVTAARSQPSQTYGTPTRSSISREYGTPNFRSGLSQEYGPPSFRSAPSLQYGVPHSRGLSPQYDPPTSHSSPSSQDSYKQDVVIQSARLSQDFAPQVKSASLPSFNASADFSSDSYSVPPQGSYDYNQLEQRTPSQDYGVPSQRSNEQSPANKYGPPGLRSAQSFSQIRKQASSAGLNAKTSSVTRSFQSSFGSKNSASPTSGTPRSLSAVYGAPSSRNFNSYSQSPKTVSHTYLPSSRTVSQSYGVPSERGVSTEYGVPENDFNLKNSAEIPQYDLARSPSSLYGAPEARMPSEQYGTPQQYSSQDSQGYNYDRNALDELLNQVNIAFPLLYFPNSRNHAFFERALVICVNNIVIFQEPANYDFGYKVNDLESGSDFGHSETRQENRAEGSYFVVLPDGTKQIVEYEADERGFKPRISVEQVDVRSGGYDDNAADLQRSADGPY
- the LOC116775768 gene encoding pro-resilin-like isoform X2; this translates as MKVFVFMSLLSFTLAEPPVGDGYPSSRSAHHHDHGHQGSLTQEYGVPEFGARNQQEYAVTAARSQPSQTYGTPTRSSISREYGTPNFRSGLSQEYGPPSFRSAPSLQYGVPHSRGLSPQYDPPTSHSSPSSQDSYKQDVVIQSARLSQDFAPQVKSASLPSFNASADFSSDSYSVPPQGSYDYNQLEQRTPSQDYGVPSQRSNEQSPANKYGPPGLRSAQSFSQIRKQASSAGLNAKTSSVTRSFQSSFGSKNSASPTSGTPRSLSAVYGAPSSRNFNSYSQSPKTVSHTYLPSSRTVSQSYGVPSERGVSTEYGVPENDFNLKNSAEIPQYDLARSPSSLYGAPEARMPSEQYGTPQQYSSQDSQGYNYDRNALDELLNQEPANYDFGYKVNDLESGSDFGHSETRQENRAEGSYFVVLPDGTKQIVEYEADERGFKPRISVEQVDVRSGGYDDNAADLQRSADGPY